GCCGGATCCCGGTATTCGTCAACAAAGCGCATCAGGCCCGCTCCTCACCATAAAGCAGCGCGCCCACATCCGGTTCCACGGCAAACATATTTTGCAGGGCCTCCAGGGTGTCGAGGGCTTCCTGCTCATCAATGATGCTCATGGCAAAACCCACGTGTACCAGCACCCACTGGCCGATACGGGAGTTGCCGTCGTCGTCATGGGTGCCGACCAGGGCGAGGTTTACCTCGCGCTGCACACCGCAGACATCCACTTTCGCGTGGCTGTCGCCGATTAATTCACTGATTTGTCCGGGAATGCCTATGCACATTGTTGTGCCTCCAGCCAGGCCAGCCACTGATCCATACCGTCGCCTTTGGTGGCGGAAACCAGCAGGATCTCAATATCCGGGTTCACTTCCCGGGCGTATGCCATGCATTTTTCCACGTCGAAATCGAGATAGGGCAGCAGATCCACTTTATTGAGGATCATCAGCGATGCGGCGGCAAACATATGGGGGTATTTCAGCGGTTTGTCTTCCCCTTCGGTTACCGACAGCACCGCGACTTTATGGCGCTCACCGAGGTCAAAACTCGCCGGGCACACCAGGTTGCCCACGTTTTCAATAAACAGAATGCCGTTGTCCGCCAGCGGCAGGCGCAGCATGGCGTCGTGGATCATCTGGGCGTCCAGGTGGCAGCCTTTACCGGTATTCACCTGAATGGCCGGGGTGCCGGTCTCGCGGATGCGCGCCGCGTCGTTCACGGTCTGCTGATCCCCTTCGATAACCGCACACTCTTTATTACCGTGCAGGCGTTTAAGGGTTTCGGTCAGCAGGGTGGTTTTACCGGAGCCCGGGCTGGAGACCAGGTTCAGGACCAGTTGCTGGTGGGCGGCAAACTGCTGGCGATTATGGGCTGCCAGCTGGTTGTTTTTATCCAGCACGTCGATTTCAATTTCCAGCATCCGGCGCTGGGTCATGCCCGGCGCGTGGGTGCCCGCTTCGCCGTGGCCGTAATGCAAATCGCCCTCAGCCGAAGCCTGAGGCGCAAAAGAGGGGGTCTTAAGGCCGGTAATTTTCATTGCCGGGCGGGCGGATGGCGCAAAAGGCGCGCTGCGAAACGCGGAGTGCGGGTTGTGCTCATCCCCTTCGATATAGCGGTTGCCTTCACCGCAACCACAGGTGCTACACATGTTGATTCTCCTGTTCGATTTCCAGGCGTTTAATCTGGAGGCCGTCATCGGCCACGATACGTAAATTAGTACCGTTGCATTGCGGGCAGACGCGCACCCGCTGGGTCAGCAGGGTGATGTGCTGCTGGCAGTCATAGCACCAGCATTCGGCTTCCTGTTGGTGAACGTCCAGCGTACACCCTTCTGCCAGGGTGTCGCGGCAGACCAGATCAAAACAAAACTGCAGGGCGCTGGTTTCCACACAGGAAAATGCGCCAACCTCCAGCCAGACGCCGGTCACTTTGCTGGCACCGTGCTGGCGAGCCTGCTGCTCAATAAGTTCAATTGCCCGCTGGCAAAGGGTGATTTCGTGCATAACGCCTCCCGGACTGATAGGGGAGTGATGCAAGCAGTATGCCAGGTTGCCGCACTGTACCCACACTAAAGGGCGCCCCGCCGGGCTTTGCCCGGACAGTTGTCTGACCCGGAACGAAAAAAATCCATGTTAGCAGATAGCTACCCGGGGGACTGTGGGGCACATCAGGTATCTGTCACCGGGTGTCGAAGATGTCGAAATGACATGTCGTCAGTGGGGGCGTTTTCGTGGGCGGCCTTAAAAACCATTTAATAACAATGAGTTGAAAAACTGGCATGAAATATGCCTATGGGGGTTATTACCACTAACTGAAATGACACCACTATGACTATATGGGAACTGAGTGAAAAGGCAGAGTATATTGCCGATCGTCACCAGCAGTTGCATAACCAGTGGCAACACTATTGCAATACGCTGACTCAGGCGATCACCCTGTCGAAAGCCAAATTACACCACGCGGTTGGCTGCAACCCGGATGATGATTTGCGCTTCTTTTTATTTGATCACTTCGTTGTCCGCATTGCGCTGGCGGAAGGCTTTAACAGCCAGGTGATTGAATACTTTATTGAAACCCGCAACGGCGAGCAGAAGGTACTGATTGCCCGCGCCCATATGGCGCAAAACGGCACCCTCGACAACAGCATCGACAACCGCGACCGCAACGCCGTACTGGACCATTACCTGGAAAAAATCAGCCCGGTTTACGACTGCCTGTACCGCGCCATCCATGATGACGTACCGCTGCGCATGGCCGATCTGAGTCTCCCTGAAATACGCAGAGCCACGGCCTGATCCTGATTCGTGTGTCGAACCCTGTCGAAAATGACACTGTCCGGCATGTTTTCGTCAAAAATGACTATTCCTGAGGTAATACCCGGTGAACCGTTTTGTAATTGCCGACCCGAAGCTCTGTATGGGGTGCCACACCTGTGAGGCCGCCTGCTCAGAGACTCACCGGCAGCATGGGTTGCAGTCCATGCCGCGTTTACGCGTGATGCTCAATGCCCATGAGTCCGCACCGCAGCTCTGCCACCATTGTGAAGATGCGCCCTGTGCCACTGTCTGCCCGGTGAACGCCATTAACCGTGTGGATGGCGCCGTACAGCTGAATGAAAGCCTGTGCGTAAGCTGCAAACTGTGCGGCATCGCCTGCCCGTTTGGCGCTATCGAATTTTCCGGCAGCCGCCCGCTGAATATTCCGGCCAACGTCAACAGCCCGAAAGCCCCTCCGGCGGCACCGGCCCCGGCCCGGGTCAGCACCCTGCTGGACTGGGTGCCCGGCATTCGCGCCATCGCCGTGAAATGCGACCTGTGCAGCTTTGACGAGCAGGGGCCCGCCTGTGTGCGCACCTGCCCGACCAAAGCGCTGCGCTTAGTGGACAACCGGGATATCGCCCTGTCCAGTAAACGTAAACGCGAGATGGCGATGAATATCGCTTTTGACGATTTGTCCATGTTCACCGGCCAGAGCGAGGCAACCAAATGAATGCACTGACGCTACTTTACTGGGCGCTGTCCGGGTTTGTCCTGAGTGCGGTGCTCGCCGGGGTTTTCTATAAAGCCAAAGCCGTAAGCGGCTTTCTGGCCGGGCTTGGCGGCGCTGTCAGTAGCGCACTGGCGCTGGGCGCGGGTGTACAGGCGTTGATGAGCGGTGCCACCGGTGAAATGGGCCTGCGCTTTTTTCACCAGACCTTACAACTGACCCCCATGAACGGCCTGTGGCTGATTGCCGTCTGCCTGCCGGCGCTGTTTGTCAGCCTGTTTAACATCAGCTGGCACCAGCACGCCGGGGTGAAGGCCAACGGCCTGCTGATCAACCTGCTGCTGGCGGCAGCGGTAATGGCGCTGACCGCCGGTAACATCGCCACCCTGGTGCTGATGGCGGAAATCATGGCCCTGTGCGCGGCGTTCCTGACCGGTTGTGCTCAGTCCGGCAAACTGTGGTTTGCCCTGGGCCGCCTGGGCACAGTGCTGCTGGTTATCGCCTGCCTGCTACTGGAAAAACGCTACGGCACCCTGGACTACGCCGCCCTGCATGAGGCGACCGCGTTACAGCCGCTGGGCTCCGGTATCTGGTTACTGGGGCTGGTGGGCTTTGGCCTGCTGGCCGGGATCATCCCGCTGCATGGCTGGGTGCCCCAGGCTCACGCTAACGCCTCTGCCCCGGCGGCGGCGCTGTTTTC
This Shimwellia blattae DSM 4481 = NBRC 105725 DNA region includes the following protein-coding sequences:
- the hycA gene encoding formate hydrogenlyase regulator HycA translates to MTIWELSEKAEYIADRHQQLHNQWQHYCNTLTQAITLSKAKLHHAVGCNPDDDLRFFLFDHFVVRIALAEGFNSQVIEYFIETRNGEQKVLIARAHMAQNGTLDNSIDNRDRNAVLDHYLEKISPVYDCLYRAIHDDVPLRMADLSLPEIRRATA
- a CDS encoding 4Fe-4S dicluster domain-containing protein; the protein is MNRFVIADPKLCMGCHTCEAACSETHRQHGLQSMPRLRVMLNAHESAPQLCHHCEDAPCATVCPVNAINRVDGAVQLNESLCVSCKLCGIACPFGAIEFSGSRPLNIPANVNSPKAPPAAPAPARVSTLLDWVPGIRAIAVKCDLCSFDEQGPACVRTCPTKALRLVDNRDIALSSKRKREMAMNIAFDDLSMFTGQSEATK
- the hypB gene encoding hydrogenase nickel incorporation protein HypB, whose amino-acid sequence is MCSTCGCGEGNRYIEGDEHNPHSAFRSAPFAPSARPAMKITGLKTPSFAPQASAEGDLHYGHGEAGTHAPGMTQRRMLEIEIDVLDKNNQLAAHNRQQFAAHQQLVLNLVSSPGSGKTTLLTETLKRLHGNKECAVIEGDQQTVNDAARIRETGTPAIQVNTGKGCHLDAQMIHDAMLRLPLADNGILFIENVGNLVCPASFDLGERHKVAVLSVTEGEDKPLKYPHMFAAASLMILNKVDLLPYLDFDVEKCMAYAREVNPDIEILLVSATKGDGMDQWLAWLEAQQCA
- the hypA gene encoding hydrogenase maturation nickel metallochaperone HypA; this translates as MHEITLCQRAIELIEQQARQHGASKVTGVWLEVGAFSCVETSALQFCFDLVCRDTLAEGCTLDVHQQEAECWCYDCQQHITLLTQRVRVCPQCNGTNLRIVADDGLQIKRLEIEQENQHV
- a CDS encoding HypC/HybG/HupF family hydrogenase formation chaperone; amino-acid sequence: MCIGIPGQISELIGDSHAKVDVCGVQREVNLALVGTHDDDGNSRIGQWVLVHVGFAMSIIDEQEALDTLEALQNMFAVEPDVGALLYGEERA